One Euphorbia lathyris chromosome 1, ddEupLath1.1, whole genome shotgun sequence DNA segment encodes these proteins:
- the LOC136226222 gene encoding uncharacterized protein, which produces MKITLSRGNRGLRDGLIAIPQDESLVMKITDHKLTGLNYVDWSKTVKIYLHIIRKSRHLFDVSNTTVDDWMEDDARLFTQIKNSVVTSIISTVQHCNTNKCIISSSSKWVIDFGATDHMTGSLDETDYW; this is translated from the exons ATGAAGATTACACTCAGTAGAGGAAATCGTGGATTGCGAGATGGTTTGATAGCCATTCCGCAAGATGAATCTCTTGTTATG AAAATTACAGACCACAAACTGACTGGCTTGAACTATGTTGATTGGTCTAAAACTGTCAAAATTTATCTTCACATTATTAGGAAAAGTCGTCACTTATTTGATGTTTCGAACACAACTGTCGATGATTGGATGGAGGATGATGCTCGATTATTCACCCAGATTAAGAATTCAGTTGTTACGAGTATCATCAGTACGGTTCAACATT GTAACACAAATAAATGCATCATTTCGTCTTCCTCAAAATGGGTCATTGATTTTGGTGCCACAGACCACATGACAG GATCTCTTGACGAAACAGATTATTGGTAG